TGGAAGAACTTGTTGAAACGAGCAGATCTGTGGCAGAGATTGTTCCAAAGATTGTAGCAACCGGTTTTAAGGGTGTTTTTGTGAATATTACGAATCCGTGTGATGTGATTACGATGCTTATTCAGAAAGTTTCAGGTTTTGATCGTTCGCGGGTGTTTGGCACGGGAACATCACTTGATACAGCGCGTATGAGACGGGTTGTTGGGGAAGCATTACATATTAATCCAAAGAGTGTCGAGGGCTATGTTCTTGGTGAGCACGGCGAATCGCAATTTGTTGCTTGGTCAACGGTGAAAATTGGTGGTGTTAGTATCACGGATTATAAAACCGAGACGCCGCTAGATTTGCCAATTTTAAAAGATGCTGTTCGTGGTGGTGGCTGGAATATTTTAACGGGGAAAGGTTGGACGAGTTTTGGGATAGCGACAGCCGCGGCAGGTATTGTTGATGCAATTTTGACGGATGCGAAACAAGTTTTCCCGCTGGCTGTGTATGACGAAAAAACAATGACTTACATTGGTCAACCAGCGCTTATTGGTGCAAATGGTGTGATAGCTATTTTAGAACCGAAACTAACTGCAGATGAAAAGGCTAGTTTTGTTGCGTCAGCTGAAATTATTAAAAAAGCTTTTCATTTAATTAAATGATAAATGGGCATAAAAAAAGCTAGCGACATTCACGTCGCTAGCTTTTTAGGCTGTTTTAGCTTTTTTCTTTTGTTTAGGTTTTTTTGATTTTCTGGAAATAAAGCGAACTAGACTAATAATAAGTGATACAACATATTCACCAAATGAGCCGATAAAAATGGCAATTGCTATTTCTGTTTGGGACATCCCACCGCCGTAAAAGCTGATGAAAAATACCACACCACTTGCAATTAATCCCATTGTTGCTAGGAAATATTTAAACCAATATAAACGAAAAACAAAATCAAATAAACATACAACTGCTAAAAACCCAAGAAAAATAATCAAGGATAGCGGAATTAAACTCATAGATACAATCTCCTTTAGTTAAGTAAAACATCTTTTTTATCCATCTATCATACCACAGGTTGGAAATAATGATAAGTGAAAAATAATCAAACAGCATTTTTAAGGGATGGAAATGAATTCAAAACCGAATTATTATTGCATCTGGCCTCCGTTTATGGTATTCTATCTTAGAATTAAAATTTATCTCTTATCCAGAGCGGTAGAGGGACTGACCCTTTGAAGCCCAGCAACCTACACATATATGTGAAAGGTGCTAATCTGTTGCAGGAGTATTATCTTCTGAACGATGAGAGCAAAGGTATAATTATAGCCTTTCTCTATTCGTGCGCGTTTTGTGCAAAATAGGGAGAGGCTTTTTATATGAGACGTATTTGGAGAGAACTAAAGGAGGAAAATGAAATTGGCTAAAAACCGTCATCTATTCACATCAGAATCGGTTTCTGATGGACATCCAGATAAAATTGCAGATCAAATATCTGATGCAATTTTAGATGCAATTATTTCAAAAGATCCGGACGCGCGTGTGGCTTGTGAAACCACGGTGACGACTGGTTTAGTATTAGTAGCGGGAGAGATTACGACGTCTGTTTATGTAGACATCCCAAAAATTGTTCGTGATACTATTAAAGAAATCGGCTATACACGTGCAAAATATGGTTTTGATGCAGAAACATGTGCTGTTTTAACGGCAATTGATGAACAGTCACCAGATATTGCGC
This sequence is a window from Listeria cossartiae subsp. cossartiae. Protein-coding genes within it:
- a CDS encoding L-lactate dehydrogenase gives rise to the protein MKRKVGIIGTGHVGSDVAFSLVTQGICDEIVLIDKVETKAESEALELRDMASMTRSYTTIISNDWDALADADVIVMAVGPETLLREDRMEELVETSRSVAEIVPKIVATGFKGVFVNITNPCDVITMLIQKVSGFDRSRVFGTGTSLDTARMRRVVGEALHINPKSVEGYVLGEHGESQFVAWSTVKIGGVSITDYKTETPLDLPILKDAVRGGGWNILTGKGWTSFGIATAAAGIVDAILTDAKQVFPLAVYDEKTMTYIGQPALIGANGVIAILEPKLTADEKASFVASAEIIKKAFHLIK